The Cloeon dipterum chromosome X, ieCloDipt1.1, whole genome shotgun sequence genome includes a window with the following:
- the CRMP gene encoding dihydropyrimidinase isoform X1 — MAGNDDGGWFPGLGNNKPKPRRMGKADFFDPASGRSTPDNYSMNQAISSANSSPSTKATGSQEELDSLQEDLLQVTVDSGGVTEEIVMEQATELAAQPVVEVDGSSQNRLLIKNGKVVNADGIEDADVFIENGVITQLGRNLIIPGGTRTIDARGRYVMPGGIDTHTHMELELMGATAVDDFYQGTKAAIAGGTTMIMDFVLPRKGESLIEAFGNWRRKADPKVCCDYALHVGVTWWSDQVKQEMTELAKNHGVNSFKMFMAYKDLYMIRDPDLYKIFEHCKELGAIAQVHAENGDIIAENTKKLLEAGITGPEGHEMSRPEDVEAEATHRACVIANQVNCPLYVVRVMSKSAGDVVAAKKAEGNVVFGEPLAASVGTDGSHYWNKCWRHAAGHVTSPPLRPDTETPGHLLDLLASDGLQVTGSDNCTFNFDQKKLGRNDFSKIPNGVNGVEDRMSVIWEKGVQSGKMDPSRFVAVTSTNAAKIFNVYPQKGCVAVGSDADLVIWNPIKSRVISAQTHHQAVDFNIFEGMECHGVPEYVIVNGRVCVDEEELKAVHGFGKFVPTPAFPPYVYDQVDAREKEKRPQGVIRGPNDEDYSAEHMNGLAVKVEKTVQLATPGSPTNDGHSHGPTASGGRNMQDTTFSLAGEYPKVAAEVHDDDVVVVARDVTPALDDDRKTSVKVRNPPGGRSSGGFW; from the exons ATGGCTGGAAACGACGATGGAGGATGGTTCCCCGGATTGGGCAACAACAAGCCCAAGCCTAGGAGAATGGGCAAGGCTGACTTCTTTGACCCAGCGTCGGGCAGATCGACGCCTGACAATTACAGCATGAATCAG GCCATCTCGAGCGCTAATTCCTCGCCGAGTACCAAAGCCACCGGATCTCAGGAGGAGTTGGACAGTCTGCAGGAGGACTTGCTGCAA GTTACGGTCGACAGCGGAGGCGTTACAGAGGAAATTGTCATGGAACAGGCTACGGAACTTGCGGCTCAGCCCGTTGTTGAGGTCGATGGA aGCTCACAAAACCGTCTGCTTATCAAGAATGGAAAGGTCGTAAATGCTGATGGAATTGAAGACGCCGACGTCTTCATTGAGAATGGAGTCATCAC GCAACTAGGGCGCAACCTTATCATCCCTGGTGGAACTAGGACCATCGACGCCAGGGGACGTTACGTGATGCCAG GTGGTATTGACACACATACCCACATGGAACTCGAGCTGATGGGCGCCACCGCGGTGGACGATTTCTACCAGGGCACCAAGGCGGCCATCGCGGGTGGTACCACCATGATCA TGGACTTCGTTCTGCCACGAAAAGGCGAGAGTTTGATCGAGGCGTTCGGCAACTGGAGGAGAAAGGCTGACCCCAAAGTGTGCTGCGACTATGCCCTGCACGTCGGGGTCACTTGGTGGTCTGACCAG GTCAAGCAGGAGATGACCGAGCTGGCCAAGAACCACGGCGTGAATTCATTCAAGATGTTCATGGCATACAAAGATCTGTACATGATCAGAGACCCTGACCTCTACAAGATTTTCGAGCACTGCAAAGAGCTGGGAGCCATTGCCCAGGTGCACGCTGAGAATGGTGATATCATTGCTGAG AACACAAAGAAGCTGTTGGAAGCTGGAATCACGGGACCAGAGGGACACGAAATGTCCAGACCAGAAGACGTCGAGGCTGAAGCCACCCACAGAGCCTGCGTAATCGCCAACCAG GTTAACTGCCCACTTTACGTGGTGCGAGTGATGAGCAAATCGGCTGGCGACGTGGTCGCCGCCAAGAAAGCGGAGGGAAACGTAGTTTTCGGCGAGCCCCTGGCCGCCTCCGTCGGCACTGACGGATCGCACTACTGGAACAAGTGCTGGAGGCACGCGGCTGGACACGTGACCAGTCCACCACTAAGACCAGACACTGAAACCCCTGGACACCTGCTGGACCTCCTGGCCTC TGACGGTCTGCAAGTGACCGGCAGCGACAACTGCACATTCAACTTCGACCAGAAAAAGCTCGGCCGCAACGACTTCTCCAAGATCCCGAACGGCGTCAATGGCGTCGAGGACCGCATGTCGGTCATCTGGGAGAAAGGCGTGCAGTCTGGTAAGATGGACCCATCCCGATTCGTGGCCGTCACCAGCACCAACGCAGCAAAGATCTTCAACGTCTACCCACAGAAGGGCTGCGTCGCCGTTGGATCTGACGCCGACCTTGTCATTTGGAACCCAATTAAGTCCAGGGTCATCTCCGCACAGACCCACCACCAGGCTGTggatttcaacatttttgag GGCATGGAGTGTCATGGCGTGCCCGAGTACGTCATCGTAAACGGCCGCGTTTGCGTTGACGAGGAGGAACTGAAGGCCGTCCACGGCTTTGGCAAATTTGTGCCCACGCCTGCGTTCCCGCCATACGTGTATGACCAGGTGGATGCCCGCGAGAAGGAGAAGAGGCCCCAGGGAGTGATCCGCGGACCCAACGACGAGGACTACTCAGCCGAGCACATGAACGGCTTGGCCGTCAAGGTGGAGAAAACGGTGCAATTGGCCACTCCGGGCTCCCCAACCAACGACGGCCACAGCCACGGTCCAACCGCCTCTGGCGGCCGCAACATGCAGGACACCACTTTCTCCCTTGCCGGCGAGTACCCTAAAGTGGCTGCTGAAGTCCATGATGATGATGTCGTGGTTGTTGCAC
- the CRMP gene encoding dihydropyrimidinase isoform X3, protein MAGNDDGGWFPGLGNNKPKPRRMGKADFFDPASGRSTPDNYSMNQAISSANSSPSTKATGSQEELDSLQEDLLQVTVDSGGVTEEIVMEQATELAAQPVVEVDGSSQNRLLIKNGKVVNADGIEDADVFIENGVITQLGRNLIIPGGTRTIDARGRYVMPGGIDTHTHMELELMGATAVDDFYQGTKAAIAGGTTMIMDFVLPRKGESLIEAFGNWRRKADPKVCCDYALHVGVTWWSDQVKQEMTELAKNHGVNSFKMFMAYKDLYMIRDPDLYKIFEHCKELGAIAQVHAENGDIIAENTKKLLEAGITGPEGHEMSRPEDVEAEATHRACVIANQVNCPLYVVRVMSKSAGDVVAAKKAEGNVVFGEPLAASVGTDGSHYWNKCWRHAAGHVTSPPLRPDTETPGHLLDLLASDGLQVTGSDNCTFNFDQKKLGRNDFSKIPNGVNGVEDRMSVIWEKGVQSGKMDPSRFVAVTSTNAAKIFNVYPQKGCVAVGSDADLVIWNPIKSRVISAQTHHQAVDFNIFEGMECHGVPEYVIVNGRVCVDEEELKAVHGFGKFVPTPAFPPYVYDQVDAREKEKRPQGVIRGPNDEDYSAEHMNGLAVKVEKTVQLATPGSPTNDGHSHGPTASGGRNMQDTTFSLAGDVTPALDDDRKTSVKVRNPPGGRSSGGFW, encoded by the exons ATGGCTGGAAACGACGATGGAGGATGGTTCCCCGGATTGGGCAACAACAAGCCCAAGCCTAGGAGAATGGGCAAGGCTGACTTCTTTGACCCAGCGTCGGGCAGATCGACGCCTGACAATTACAGCATGAATCAG GCCATCTCGAGCGCTAATTCCTCGCCGAGTACCAAAGCCACCGGATCTCAGGAGGAGTTGGACAGTCTGCAGGAGGACTTGCTGCAA GTTACGGTCGACAGCGGAGGCGTTACAGAGGAAATTGTCATGGAACAGGCTACGGAACTTGCGGCTCAGCCCGTTGTTGAGGTCGATGGA aGCTCACAAAACCGTCTGCTTATCAAGAATGGAAAGGTCGTAAATGCTGATGGAATTGAAGACGCCGACGTCTTCATTGAGAATGGAGTCATCAC GCAACTAGGGCGCAACCTTATCATCCCTGGTGGAACTAGGACCATCGACGCCAGGGGACGTTACGTGATGCCAG GTGGTATTGACACACATACCCACATGGAACTCGAGCTGATGGGCGCCACCGCGGTGGACGATTTCTACCAGGGCACCAAGGCGGCCATCGCGGGTGGTACCACCATGATCA TGGACTTCGTTCTGCCACGAAAAGGCGAGAGTTTGATCGAGGCGTTCGGCAACTGGAGGAGAAAGGCTGACCCCAAAGTGTGCTGCGACTATGCCCTGCACGTCGGGGTCACTTGGTGGTCTGACCAG GTCAAGCAGGAGATGACCGAGCTGGCCAAGAACCACGGCGTGAATTCATTCAAGATGTTCATGGCATACAAAGATCTGTACATGATCAGAGACCCTGACCTCTACAAGATTTTCGAGCACTGCAAAGAGCTGGGAGCCATTGCCCAGGTGCACGCTGAGAATGGTGATATCATTGCTGAG AACACAAAGAAGCTGTTGGAAGCTGGAATCACGGGACCAGAGGGACACGAAATGTCCAGACCAGAAGACGTCGAGGCTGAAGCCACCCACAGAGCCTGCGTAATCGCCAACCAG GTTAACTGCCCACTTTACGTGGTGCGAGTGATGAGCAAATCGGCTGGCGACGTGGTCGCCGCCAAGAAAGCGGAGGGAAACGTAGTTTTCGGCGAGCCCCTGGCCGCCTCCGTCGGCACTGACGGATCGCACTACTGGAACAAGTGCTGGAGGCACGCGGCTGGACACGTGACCAGTCCACCACTAAGACCAGACACTGAAACCCCTGGACACCTGCTGGACCTCCTGGCCTC TGACGGTCTGCAAGTGACCGGCAGCGACAACTGCACATTCAACTTCGACCAGAAAAAGCTCGGCCGCAACGACTTCTCCAAGATCCCGAACGGCGTCAATGGCGTCGAGGACCGCATGTCGGTCATCTGGGAGAAAGGCGTGCAGTCTGGTAAGATGGACCCATCCCGATTCGTGGCCGTCACCAGCACCAACGCAGCAAAGATCTTCAACGTCTACCCACAGAAGGGCTGCGTCGCCGTTGGATCTGACGCCGACCTTGTCATTTGGAACCCAATTAAGTCCAGGGTCATCTCCGCACAGACCCACCACCAGGCTGTggatttcaacatttttgag GGCATGGAGTGTCATGGCGTGCCCGAGTACGTCATCGTAAACGGCCGCGTTTGCGTTGACGAGGAGGAACTGAAGGCCGTCCACGGCTTTGGCAAATTTGTGCCCACGCCTGCGTTCCCGCCATACGTGTATGACCAGGTGGATGCCCGCGAGAAGGAGAAGAGGCCCCAGGGAGTGATCCGCGGACCCAACGACGAGGACTACTCAGCCGAGCACATGAACGGCTTGGCCGTCAAGGTGGAGAAAACGGTGCAATTGGCCACTCCGGGCTCCCCAACCAACGACGGCCACAGCCACGGTCCAACCGCCTCTGGCGGCCGCAACATGCAGGACACCACTTTCTCCCTTGCCG
- the CRMP gene encoding dihydropyrimidinase isoform X4, with protein sequence MAGNDDGGWFPGLGNNKPKPRRMGKADFFDPASGRSTPDNYSMNQVTVDSGGVTEEIVMEQATELAAQPVVEVDGSSQNRLLIKNGKVVNADGIEDADVFIENGVITQLGRNLIIPGGTRTIDARGRYVMPGGIDTHTHMELELMGATAVDDFYQGTKAAIAGGTTMIMDFVLPRKGESLIEAFGNWRRKADPKVCCDYALHVGVTWWSDQVKQEMTELAKNHGVNSFKMFMAYKDLYMIRDPDLYKIFEHCKELGAIAQVHAENGDIIAENTKKLLEAGITGPEGHEMSRPEDVEAEATHRACVIANQVNCPLYVVRVMSKSAGDVVAAKKAEGNVVFGEPLAASVGTDGSHYWNKCWRHAAGHVTSPPLRPDTETPGHLLDLLASDGLQVTGSDNCTFNFDQKKLGRNDFSKIPNGVNGVEDRMSVIWEKGVQSGKMDPSRFVAVTSTNAAKIFNVYPQKGCVAVGSDADLVIWNPIKSRVISAQTHHQAVDFNIFEGMECHGVPEYVIVNGRVCVDEEELKAVHGFGKFVPTPAFPPYVYDQVDAREKEKRPQGVIRGPNDEDYSAEHMNGLAVKVEKTVQLATPGSPTNDGHSHGPTASGGRNMQDTTFSLAGEYPKVAAEVHDDDVVVVARDVTPALDDDRKTSVKVRNPPGGRSSGGFW encoded by the exons ATGGCTGGAAACGACGATGGAGGATGGTTCCCCGGATTGGGCAACAACAAGCCCAAGCCTAGGAGAATGGGCAAGGCTGACTTCTTTGACCCAGCGTCGGGCAGATCGACGCCTGACAATTACAGCATGAATCAG GTTACGGTCGACAGCGGAGGCGTTACAGAGGAAATTGTCATGGAACAGGCTACGGAACTTGCGGCTCAGCCCGTTGTTGAGGTCGATGGA aGCTCACAAAACCGTCTGCTTATCAAGAATGGAAAGGTCGTAAATGCTGATGGAATTGAAGACGCCGACGTCTTCATTGAGAATGGAGTCATCAC GCAACTAGGGCGCAACCTTATCATCCCTGGTGGAACTAGGACCATCGACGCCAGGGGACGTTACGTGATGCCAG GTGGTATTGACACACATACCCACATGGAACTCGAGCTGATGGGCGCCACCGCGGTGGACGATTTCTACCAGGGCACCAAGGCGGCCATCGCGGGTGGTACCACCATGATCA TGGACTTCGTTCTGCCACGAAAAGGCGAGAGTTTGATCGAGGCGTTCGGCAACTGGAGGAGAAAGGCTGACCCCAAAGTGTGCTGCGACTATGCCCTGCACGTCGGGGTCACTTGGTGGTCTGACCAG GTCAAGCAGGAGATGACCGAGCTGGCCAAGAACCACGGCGTGAATTCATTCAAGATGTTCATGGCATACAAAGATCTGTACATGATCAGAGACCCTGACCTCTACAAGATTTTCGAGCACTGCAAAGAGCTGGGAGCCATTGCCCAGGTGCACGCTGAGAATGGTGATATCATTGCTGAG AACACAAAGAAGCTGTTGGAAGCTGGAATCACGGGACCAGAGGGACACGAAATGTCCAGACCAGAAGACGTCGAGGCTGAAGCCACCCACAGAGCCTGCGTAATCGCCAACCAG GTTAACTGCCCACTTTACGTGGTGCGAGTGATGAGCAAATCGGCTGGCGACGTGGTCGCCGCCAAGAAAGCGGAGGGAAACGTAGTTTTCGGCGAGCCCCTGGCCGCCTCCGTCGGCACTGACGGATCGCACTACTGGAACAAGTGCTGGAGGCACGCGGCTGGACACGTGACCAGTCCACCACTAAGACCAGACACTGAAACCCCTGGACACCTGCTGGACCTCCTGGCCTC TGACGGTCTGCAAGTGACCGGCAGCGACAACTGCACATTCAACTTCGACCAGAAAAAGCTCGGCCGCAACGACTTCTCCAAGATCCCGAACGGCGTCAATGGCGTCGAGGACCGCATGTCGGTCATCTGGGAGAAAGGCGTGCAGTCTGGTAAGATGGACCCATCCCGATTCGTGGCCGTCACCAGCACCAACGCAGCAAAGATCTTCAACGTCTACCCACAGAAGGGCTGCGTCGCCGTTGGATCTGACGCCGACCTTGTCATTTGGAACCCAATTAAGTCCAGGGTCATCTCCGCACAGACCCACCACCAGGCTGTggatttcaacatttttgag GGCATGGAGTGTCATGGCGTGCCCGAGTACGTCATCGTAAACGGCCGCGTTTGCGTTGACGAGGAGGAACTGAAGGCCGTCCACGGCTTTGGCAAATTTGTGCCCACGCCTGCGTTCCCGCCATACGTGTATGACCAGGTGGATGCCCGCGAGAAGGAGAAGAGGCCCCAGGGAGTGATCCGCGGACCCAACGACGAGGACTACTCAGCCGAGCACATGAACGGCTTGGCCGTCAAGGTGGAGAAAACGGTGCAATTGGCCACTCCGGGCTCCCCAACCAACGACGGCCACAGCCACGGTCCAACCGCCTCTGGCGGCCGCAACATGCAGGACACCACTTTCTCCCTTGCCGGCGAGTACCCTAAAGTGGCTGCTGAAGTCCATGATGATGATGTCGTGGTTGTTGCAC
- the CRMP gene encoding dihydropyrimidinase isoform X2 has translation MAGNDDGGWFPGLGNNKPKPRRMGKADFFDPASGRSTPDNYSMNQAISSANSSPSTKATGSQEELDSLQEDLLQVTVDSGGVTEEIVMEQATELAAQPVVEVDGSSQNRLLIKNGKVVNADGIEDADVFIENGVITQLGRNLIIPGGTRTIDARGRYVMPGGIDTHTHMELELMGATAVDDFYQGTKAAIAGGTTMIMDFVLPRKGESLIEAFGNWRRKADPKVCCDYALHVGVTWWSDQVKQEMTELAKNHGVNSFKMFMAYKDLYMIRDPDLYKIFEHCKELGAIAQVHAENGDIIAENTKKLLEAGITGPEGHEMSRPEDVEAEATHRACVIANQVSCPLYVVHIMSKMAADVIALKRSQGAVVYGEPIAASLGSDGTNYHHSCWRHAASHVLSPPLRPDPETPDYLVQMLADDGLQVTGSDNCTFNFDQKKLGRNDFSKIPNGVNGVEDRMSVIWEKGVQSGKMDPSRFVAVTSTNAAKIFNVYPQKGCVAVGSDADLVIWNPIKSRVISAQTHHQAVDFNIFEGMECHGVPEYVIVNGRVCVDEEELKAVHGFGKFVPTPAFPPYVYDQVDAREKEKRPQGVIRGPNDEDYSAEHMNGLAVKVEKTVQLATPGSPTNDGHSHGPTASGGRNMQDTTFSLAGEYPKVAAEVHDDDVVVVARDVTPALDDDRKTSVKVRNPPGGRSSGGFW, from the exons ATGGCTGGAAACGACGATGGAGGATGGTTCCCCGGATTGGGCAACAACAAGCCCAAGCCTAGGAGAATGGGCAAGGCTGACTTCTTTGACCCAGCGTCGGGCAGATCGACGCCTGACAATTACAGCATGAATCAG GCCATCTCGAGCGCTAATTCCTCGCCGAGTACCAAAGCCACCGGATCTCAGGAGGAGTTGGACAGTCTGCAGGAGGACTTGCTGCAA GTTACGGTCGACAGCGGAGGCGTTACAGAGGAAATTGTCATGGAACAGGCTACGGAACTTGCGGCTCAGCCCGTTGTTGAGGTCGATGGA aGCTCACAAAACCGTCTGCTTATCAAGAATGGAAAGGTCGTAAATGCTGATGGAATTGAAGACGCCGACGTCTTCATTGAGAATGGAGTCATCAC GCAACTAGGGCGCAACCTTATCATCCCTGGTGGAACTAGGACCATCGACGCCAGGGGACGTTACGTGATGCCAG GTGGTATTGACACACATACCCACATGGAACTCGAGCTGATGGGCGCCACCGCGGTGGACGATTTCTACCAGGGCACCAAGGCGGCCATCGCGGGTGGTACCACCATGATCA TGGACTTCGTTCTGCCACGAAAAGGCGAGAGTTTGATCGAGGCGTTCGGCAACTGGAGGAGAAAGGCTGACCCCAAAGTGTGCTGCGACTATGCCCTGCACGTCGGGGTCACTTGGTGGTCTGACCAG GTCAAGCAGGAGATGACCGAGCTGGCCAAGAACCACGGCGTGAATTCATTCAAGATGTTCATGGCATACAAAGATCTGTACATGATCAGAGACCCTGACCTCTACAAGATTTTCGAGCACTGCAAAGAGCTGGGAGCCATTGCCCAGGTGCACGCTGAGAATGGTGATATCATTGCTGAG AACACAAAGAAGCTGTTGGAAGCTGGAATCACGGGACCAGAGGGACACGAAATGTCCAGACCAGAAGACGTCGAGGCTGAAGCCACCCACAGAGCCTGCGTAATCGCCAACCAG GTGTCTTGTCCCTTGTATGTAGTGCACATAATGAGCAAAATGGCTGCGGATGTGATCGCCCTGAAGCGGAGCCAAGGGGCGGTGGTGTATGGCGAACCGATCGCCGCCTCCCTTGGCTCCGATGGCACTAACTACCATCACTCCTGTTGGCGACACGCGGCGAGCCACGTGCTCAGCCCACCGCTCCGCCCTGACCCTGAAACCCCTGACTACCTGGTGCAGATGCTTGCTGA TGACGGTCTGCAAGTGACCGGCAGCGACAACTGCACATTCAACTTCGACCAGAAAAAGCTCGGCCGCAACGACTTCTCCAAGATCCCGAACGGCGTCAATGGCGTCGAGGACCGCATGTCGGTCATCTGGGAGAAAGGCGTGCAGTCTGGTAAGATGGACCCATCCCGATTCGTGGCCGTCACCAGCACCAACGCAGCAAAGATCTTCAACGTCTACCCACAGAAGGGCTGCGTCGCCGTTGGATCTGACGCCGACCTTGTCATTTGGAACCCAATTAAGTCCAGGGTCATCTCCGCACAGACCCACCACCAGGCTGTggatttcaacatttttgag GGCATGGAGTGTCATGGCGTGCCCGAGTACGTCATCGTAAACGGCCGCGTTTGCGTTGACGAGGAGGAACTGAAGGCCGTCCACGGCTTTGGCAAATTTGTGCCCACGCCTGCGTTCCCGCCATACGTGTATGACCAGGTGGATGCCCGCGAGAAGGAGAAGAGGCCCCAGGGAGTGATCCGCGGACCCAACGACGAGGACTACTCAGCCGAGCACATGAACGGCTTGGCCGTCAAGGTGGAGAAAACGGTGCAATTGGCCACTCCGGGCTCCCCAACCAACGACGGCCACAGCCACGGTCCAACCGCCTCTGGCGGCCGCAACATGCAGGACACCACTTTCTCCCTTGCCGGCGAGTACCCTAAAGTGGCTGCTGAAGTCCATGATGATGATGTCGTGGTTGTTGCAC
- the CRMP gene encoding dihydropyrimidinase isoform X5 produces the protein MEQATELAAQPVVEVDGSSQNRLLIKNGKVVNADGIEDADVFIENGVITQLGRNLIIPGGTRTIDARGRYVMPGGIDTHTHMELELMGATAVDDFYQGTKAAIAGGTTMIMDFVLPRKGESLIEAFGNWRRKADPKVCCDYALHVGVTWWSDQVKQEMTELAKNHGVNSFKMFMAYKDLYMIRDPDLYKIFEHCKELGAIAQVHAENGDIIAENTKKLLEAGITGPEGHEMSRPEDVEAEATHRACVIANQVNCPLYVVRVMSKSAGDVVAAKKAEGNVVFGEPLAASVGTDGSHYWNKCWRHAAGHVTSPPLRPDTETPGHLLDLLASDGLQVTGSDNCTFNFDQKKLGRNDFSKIPNGVNGVEDRMSVIWEKGVQSGKMDPSRFVAVTSTNAAKIFNVYPQKGCVAVGSDADLVIWNPIKSRVISAQTHHQAVDFNIFEGMECHGVPEYVIVNGRVCVDEEELKAVHGFGKFVPTPAFPPYVYDQVDAREKEKRPQGVIRGPNDEDYSAEHMNGLAVKVEKTVQLATPGSPTNDGHSHGPTASGGRNMQDTTFSLAGEYPKVAAEVHDDDVVVVARDVTPALDDDRKTSVKVRNPPGGRSSGGFW, from the exons ATGGAACAGGCTACGGAACTTGCGGCTCAGCCCGTTGTTGAGGTCGATGGA aGCTCACAAAACCGTCTGCTTATCAAGAATGGAAAGGTCGTAAATGCTGATGGAATTGAAGACGCCGACGTCTTCATTGAGAATGGAGTCATCAC GCAACTAGGGCGCAACCTTATCATCCCTGGTGGAACTAGGACCATCGACGCCAGGGGACGTTACGTGATGCCAG GTGGTATTGACACACATACCCACATGGAACTCGAGCTGATGGGCGCCACCGCGGTGGACGATTTCTACCAGGGCACCAAGGCGGCCATCGCGGGTGGTACCACCATGATCA TGGACTTCGTTCTGCCACGAAAAGGCGAGAGTTTGATCGAGGCGTTCGGCAACTGGAGGAGAAAGGCTGACCCCAAAGTGTGCTGCGACTATGCCCTGCACGTCGGGGTCACTTGGTGGTCTGACCAG GTCAAGCAGGAGATGACCGAGCTGGCCAAGAACCACGGCGTGAATTCATTCAAGATGTTCATGGCATACAAAGATCTGTACATGATCAGAGACCCTGACCTCTACAAGATTTTCGAGCACTGCAAAGAGCTGGGAGCCATTGCCCAGGTGCACGCTGAGAATGGTGATATCATTGCTGAG AACACAAAGAAGCTGTTGGAAGCTGGAATCACGGGACCAGAGGGACACGAAATGTCCAGACCAGAAGACGTCGAGGCTGAAGCCACCCACAGAGCCTGCGTAATCGCCAACCAG GTTAACTGCCCACTTTACGTGGTGCGAGTGATGAGCAAATCGGCTGGCGACGTGGTCGCCGCCAAGAAAGCGGAGGGAAACGTAGTTTTCGGCGAGCCCCTGGCCGCCTCCGTCGGCACTGACGGATCGCACTACTGGAACAAGTGCTGGAGGCACGCGGCTGGACACGTGACCAGTCCACCACTAAGACCAGACACTGAAACCCCTGGACACCTGCTGGACCTCCTGGCCTC TGACGGTCTGCAAGTGACCGGCAGCGACAACTGCACATTCAACTTCGACCAGAAAAAGCTCGGCCGCAACGACTTCTCCAAGATCCCGAACGGCGTCAATGGCGTCGAGGACCGCATGTCGGTCATCTGGGAGAAAGGCGTGCAGTCTGGTAAGATGGACCCATCCCGATTCGTGGCCGTCACCAGCACCAACGCAGCAAAGATCTTCAACGTCTACCCACAGAAGGGCTGCGTCGCCGTTGGATCTGACGCCGACCTTGTCATTTGGAACCCAATTAAGTCCAGGGTCATCTCCGCACAGACCCACCACCAGGCTGTggatttcaacatttttgag GGCATGGAGTGTCATGGCGTGCCCGAGTACGTCATCGTAAACGGCCGCGTTTGCGTTGACGAGGAGGAACTGAAGGCCGTCCACGGCTTTGGCAAATTTGTGCCCACGCCTGCGTTCCCGCCATACGTGTATGACCAGGTGGATGCCCGCGAGAAGGAGAAGAGGCCCCAGGGAGTGATCCGCGGACCCAACGACGAGGACTACTCAGCCGAGCACATGAACGGCTTGGCCGTCAAGGTGGAGAAAACGGTGCAATTGGCCACTCCGGGCTCCCCAACCAACGACGGCCACAGCCACGGTCCAACCGCCTCTGGCGGCCGCAACATGCAGGACACCACTTTCTCCCTTGCCGGCGAGTACCCTAAAGTGGCTGCTGAAGTCCATGATGATGATGTCGTGGTTGTTGCAC